From Candidatus Methylomirabilis sp.:
GCGGGGACGAGTCGGCCCTGGCCCCCGTCCTGGAGGAGGTGCGGAAGGAGTTCCCCGACCTGTACCTGAAGTCGCGGCCCGAGGCGTTCGGACGGGAGGTCCGGCTCAACGTCACCGCGAGCGGGGCGGGGCGGGAAGCGGAGGTCGTGGCGGCCCGGCTGGAGGCGGCCGTGGCGCGCCTCCAGACGCTCCTGAAGACGCGGACTAGTCCTGGGTCAGGCGGCGGGTGAGGACGACGAGGTCGCGGGGGGTCCCGGAGAGGTCCTTCACGTGCCGGCGGAGCGTGGCCTCCCGCTTGAATCCCACGCTCTTGACCAGCTTGATGGCGGCTTTCTGTTCCGGGGTCAGCTCCGAGACCAGGATCTCCATTCCCCATGTCCCGGCGATGTCGACGATCTCCCCCAGGAGGGCGTGCCCCAGGCCTTTTCCCCGGAAGGTCGGATCCACCACGACCCGGACCTCGGCGACGTGCTGCATCCAGCCGTAGGGCCGGCGGTGCAGCGTCGCGTCCGCGACGATCCGGCCCTCGATCTCGGCAACGATGGGAAGGACGGTGCTGTAGTCCAGGTCACGCGCCCAGGCCTCGATCGTCTCGGGCCGGGTCACGTCGTCCCGGAGGAACATCCGCTCTTCCTCGGGGATTCCCCGGAAGAACCGGAGGAGCTTCTCCTTATCCGCCTTCAGCATGAGGCGGATCGTCGCCACCCGGCCGTCCTTCAGCGCGATCCGGCGGGGGAACGTCTT
This genomic window contains:
- a CDS encoding GNAT family N-acetyltransferase: MAEAAERRARHKTFPRRIALKDGRVATIRLMLKADKEKLLRFFRGIPEEERMFLRDDVTRPETIEAWARDLDYSTVLPIVAEIEGRIVADATLHRRPYGWMQHVAEVRVVVDPTFRGKGLGHALLGEIVDIAGTWGMEILVSELTPEQKAAIKLVKSVGFKREATLRRHVKDLSGTPRDLVVLTRRLTQD